The sequence CGCCAAGCGCTTTCGTTGCCAGTGTCGTCATCTTCTTTGGTTCGAGGGCGTTCAACGGAGGAAGTCCATCAATTGCGGACGTATGATCCGGGCGCCGACATTCATTGCATAGTTGTTCACTGTTTCCAGCCACTTCAGGTTGATGATAGTTTCCGGAACATCAATGCCTTCGCTTTGCGCCAGCAACTCGGTCATATAGCTCTTATCCCACGAGACCCGCTTGTCATGTTCATCGACGCGATTCTGTCGTGCGCCCACTTCGGAACGATAGCGGAGAACATTGTTCAATGACTCATCGAGGTTGCCCAGGTCGCGGCCGGAAATCTCCAGCTGATCGCCGGCCAGGAGGTCATTGCGAAATTTGATCAGAACATCAAAGATCGACAGGCCGGACAGGCGCGCCGTTTCGCTGTAGTTGTTGGGCGGCTGCGATTTCTCGGGATTGATCAGTCCGATGTCGCGCAGCGTGGTGCCGCCCTCGACATCCTCCAGCCAGATCTGGTGCGGCGTCGTCGTATGCAAGGAAACAAAATCCTGACCAATCTTGGAGGCGCGTACTTCCAGATTGGCATTGTTGATTTTGTCGATGATATCATCGATGGTGTCGCCGGCCGCCACGCGAATTTCTACGCCGTCGATTTTGAAACTCTGGTCGGTGGTCGCGCTGTAGCCGGAATTCTCGACGCTGCCAGTGAGCGTCATGTTTGTTCCCCAAAAAACGCGGTTGCCCGGGATGTTTACGTCGAGGTACTGCCCGCGTTCTACTTCACGCAACTGGCGACCAATATCGCCGCGGTATTCTACAGAAATGATCTGGTTGGCCAGTTCCACGCCGCGCAAACCGCGGATGTTCGATTCAATGGGCTCGAAGGGCGGACGCTCCGCCACGTGGCCGCCAAAAAGCGGCCGGCCGACGCCATCGCGTCCATTGGCAATATCGATCAGCGCCCGCAGATGCTGATCTACTTCCTTGGCAATTGCATTCTTCAGCTCAAAAGCATTGTCGCCCTGATAGATGCCGTTAGAGGCCTGCACGGCCAGTTCGCGCACTCGTTGGAAGATCGAGCCAACTCGATCCAGCTCGCCATCCATCAGATTCAGCCGGTTGCGCGCTTCGGAAAGCGTACTGTCGAACTGCGAAAGCTCCTCCAGGCGCGTTCGAAAATGCATCTGGTTGGCGGCGGCTGATGGGTCGTCGCCGGGCCGCTCGATGCGCTGACCGGTGGCCAGCTGATTCTGCACGCGGTCGAATTCGTACTGCTGGCGACTCAAGTTGCGCACCAGTTGTCCGTTTTTCATCAGGTCGGTGACTCGTATCATCGTTCCTGTCCTCTCTGATCGCTCATTTTTGTTTTAGATAACGGGCTCAAATCTTTAGCCGGTTGATGATCGTATCCAGAATCTGATCCTGGGTGCTGATCACCTTCGCCGAGGCATTGTAGCTGTGCTGAAACTGCACCATATTGCTCATCTCTTCGTCGAGACTGACGCCCATGACGCTCTGTCGCATTTTGTTGAGGTGAACAAGGTCGTCCTTCTGGCGCAGCACGTTGTTTTCCGCGGCGCGCGATTCCGTACCCAACCTGGCGATCAGCTGTGTGTAGAATTCCTCGGTATTTGCAGCGTCGCCGATCATACGCCGTTCTTGCTTGAGGGCGGCGGCAATCAAGAGGGCGTTGGAACCATCGCCGGCCCCGCCGGCCTGGTTGTAGTCGCCGGTGCCGCCGATGTCGGCGCCGCGTCCTGCAGCTATGGAGGCCGGATCGCGTGCAACCTGTGCTGAAAGCTGCATATAGGCCGAGGGATGAAAGATCGGCGTCAGAGTGATGTCCTGGAGGGGCGAGCGCAGCTTGGCGATCTCATTGACTCTACGGAAGTCATAGGCGCCGGCTTCTCCGGCGCTATTCAGAATTCCGGCATAGCCGACCAGCAGTTCGCCGGAATCTTCCAGATGGCGGATCATGAAGTTGGAGCGTCGATCATCGCTGGCGGTGAGGGCCTTGATCGCCAGCTGGTTGTCATGGCTCATGTAGGCGACTACGCCAGCATCGCTGTCATTGATACGGCGAATGATATCATTCATCGTGTCGTCGCGCGAGTAGTCGATGCGCACCACTGTATTGGCCGCGTCATTGCGCATCAGAGAAAGCGTACCATCGACGCCAACGCGCCGCGTTGGATCGACCACATTGGTTCCGGTCACGCGAAAGACGGCGGTGACTTCGGCTGTTCCGTCCTGATTCAGGTCAAAATTGGCCGCCGCATTTTGCAGCTGGTAGCTGCCGCGCGCATTGGGCGAAAGCGGCTGCAGATGAAAGAAATCGCGATTGGTCGAGCCATTCAAGCCAAAACCGTCGCGATGCGCTTCATTGACCACGTCCGTGAGGTTTACGGCGAAGGTATCCACGGCATTGATGCGCTCGACGATGGCGTGATCGCGCACGTCAAGCAAGCCCATCAGCTTGCCGCCGCCAAGAATCAAGTCGCGATCATTGTGGGCCCAGACAATGCGCGACATGCCTTCGTTGTTGGCATCCGGCTCGGTGCGCAGCTTATGCAGAATCTCGCCCTGCACCAGCGCCTGCTCGCCGATGAATACAAAGACCTCGTCGCGATCGTTGCGGCCCACGCGCACATTGGCCAGCTGAGAAAGCGACTCCAGCGCCGCATCGCGTCGATCGAGCAGATCATTTGGACTATCGCCCAGCGCCTGACTCTTGAGAATGCGTATGTTCAAATCGCGGATTTCAGTGGCCAGCGAGTTGATCTGATCGACTGTGGTATTGACTTCGTTGTTGGCCTGCTGGCGCAGTTCAGCCAGTTTGGTGTAGATATCGTTGACTCGCGTCGTCAACGCCTGTCCGCGCTCCAGCACAACCTCGCGGTGCGACATCTCCGCCGGGAAGTTTGCCAGCTCCTGCCATGCACCCCAGAATTTGTCGGTCAATGATCGCAGCGTGTTATCGCTGGGTTCATTGAAGACGTGTTCCATCTGGACCAGATAGTTCTGGCGGGCTTCCCACATGTTCTTGGAGTTTTCAAGATCGATGATCTGATCGTCATAAAAGGCGTCGCGCACGCGTTCAATCGATGCGATCTCCACGCCCTGGCCAATCATGCCAGGACCTTGAGCGCGATTGAATGATGGCTCGTAGAGCGGGTCCGTGCTCTGCATGGCAACGCGCTGGCGCGCGTAGTTTGGATTGTCAGCGTTGGAGATGTTATGTCCGACGGTGTTCAGCGCCGTTTGATGAACCACCAGCCCGCGTTTTGATATTTCCAGTCCGCCAAATGTTGAGCCCATGTTGCTCTCCCGGGGATCGCCTGCCATGCATCTTCCCCCATGGACCCATCGGCTTTTGCTCTAAAATCATGATGAATTTCAAAACCGTGCGCATCCGGCGGGAAAGCCGAGCTTCCTTGACGGGATCGCGGAGCATCGCAAGCTGTTCTCATGCGAAGGAACACCATCACCCTGGCCGCGCTGCTTTCATTCGCAGGCTGCGCCCCCGACGACAACTGTCTGCGCAGAGATGGCAATTGCAGCCTGCTGGCGCTCCTGACTTACTACCCCTGGCAGGCCAGTTGCACGGCGGCCGATCCATCCAGCCAGAGCTGGTCGACTTCATTCACCGATGCGGTAGATAGCGAATTTGGGTTCGATGTTTGCGCCCGAGGTGGAACGATTTTTCTGCTCTCCCAGGCGAACGTCCCCTTTGCGAGCTACAGCGGTCTGAACTCGACGACGCCGCAACCTGCCGGCCAATCGATGGCGGCGGTACGCTACAACCTTCAGGGCCAGGCGCTGAGTTTTGCCTACATTGGCGCCGACCCCAACACTGTAAGCGCCGCGCAGATTGCTCCAGCGCTGGATGGCGGCGTACTTCTGCTTGGCATCGTTGACGGCGCCATATCCAATTTGAATATGAACATCCAGAGGCGCGCCTATGTCGCGAGCGTGGATTCGGCTACAGTAAAGATGGACGCAAACGGCGTTCCACAGTGGTTCAGCCACTATGGCGGCGCTGGAAACGACTTCTTGCGAGGCGTTGCTCCGGCGCCTCTAGGAGGCTACTTTTTGGCTGGCGACTCCAATAGCTCCAATGCGTTATCCGATGTCGCCGTGCGTCTTCCGCCAACTGGCGAGCAACAGGCCTGGTTGGTACGTCTGGATGCCGCCGGGAACCCAATCTGGCAAACCTACGTAGGCGGGGCCGGCGCTGACAGCTTCAGCAGCGTGCAAGCTCTGCCGGACGGCGGCGCGCTTGCTGTCGGCGGAACGAACATCAGTTTCACCGCAGGCGGACTTAACCCGTTACAAGCACACAGTGGCGGAAATGATCTGATGCTGGCGCGCTTCAATGCACATGGCGACTTGATGTGGTTCAGCTTCTTTGGCGACGGCGGCAATCAGTTTGGCAGCGGCCTTGCGGTAGTCGATCAAACAATCGTTGTTAGCGGCAATACAGCAGGCGGTCCTGCCAGCTTCAATGGATTATCGCCCTATACCCCGGCTGGCGGCGCGTCCGACGGCTTGTATGTCGAATTTGATTTTTCAGGGAACACCACTCGCTACGGCATTGTGGGCGGCGCCGGCAATGAACAACTGAATTCCGTGCTGGCCCTTGCCGGCGGCGGCTATCTGCTGGTCGGCGACTCGACTACGATCGGCAGCCTGGCTGGCAAATCGCCGCTCCTCATTAATAGCGGGTCAAATGACTTCGTGCTGGTGCGATTTGCCGGACCCGGCGCCGGGATTGATTGGTGGAGCTTCTATGGCAGCGCCGCCGCAGAGAACGGGGGTCGGGTAGCGGCGACTGCAAGCGGCGATTTAATTTTAGCCGGCAATAGCGTGGGCGTCATCTCCGGAGCGCCGACGCCAATCATTGCACCCCTTGGCGGCGGCGACGATGCTGCGCTTTTTCGGCTGCGATCCAACGGCCAATTTTAAAGACCGCGACTCAGGCGCTGGCATTGATCAATGCCGAGCGCGGCTTTCCGCGGCGGGCGCCGCTTTGCTCGCGCGGCGCGTAGGTGGTCCGCGCAGAATCGGGCTCTTCGGCGAGGCCGGTCAAAACGCTGTGCACCCGATCGTTCGCGACTTGAAGCAGGCGCTGATTTTCCTCGCTTTCCAGCTTGAGCTGTCGAATGACGATTCGGTATTCCTCGGCAAGATCGCGTAGCTTTCCGCTGGCCTGTGGTTCATGGCTCGCGGCAAGTTCGATCAATTCGGAGAGGCTGACATTTTCGGAATCAATCACCATATCGCGGCTTTCCAGCAGCGTGCGTATCAACAGTGCGCGCTGCTTTTCCAGTTCCGCGATTTCGCCAAGCAAGGACTCCGTCTTCTGCGTCAGGGTTTGCAACCGTTTGCCATCGGCCGTAAGTATGGCGCGCCGCTTGATTCGCTCGGTTTCTAGACTGGCCCGAAACAGCGCCAGCTCTTGATGAAGCGTATCGTATAGAGTCGCCATGGTTGCAGTCTCCCCCTTTCCCTTTCGGCCTTCCTGTTCAAGTCATGAGTGAAAAAGGCGGCGGGAATTTGATTGACCCACGCATGGCCAGGCGCCGTCTGAAAGACATGTATCTTCGCCCTGTTTCAGCTGCCCTTATTCTAGTTCCGGCGTTGCTGTCGGCTGGGCTGGTCCAGTGTGCCGGCGGCGGCGGAAGCGGCGGCGGGCCGCGTGGCGACGACATTGAGTGCCGCAGCGGTCAGATTTCGGTCTGGGGGGAAGCGCCCATCTTTACCAGCATTGCTGCGTCGCGGGACAAGGCCAAAGAAGACGCCTGTCGCAAGGCGGTAGAAAAATGCATCGGCGAGGAGATCGCCAGCGCCACTGGCGTGCAGGACGGCCAGTCGATTGGCAATGAGATATTTACCCAGGCCCGGGCCATCTGTCGCAACGATCAGGTGCTCGATGAGAATCAATACTCGCTGGATACCGTCAAGATGCTGCGCGTCTTTGTTCGCTTCGAAGTGGCGCCCTCCGATATCCGTAACAGTATCAATACGATGCGCGAACTGATCGGCAACCCCAAGGTGATGGTCATGATTCGCGAAGAGTACAGCCTGGGTTCCAAGGTTGTCCAGGGCTTTGCGTCGACCGAAGGCCGAGCTTCAGCTCTCATTCGCGACTCGCTCATTCAGAAGGGCTATACGGTGCTGGATTCTACCTCAATTGCGCGCAGTATCAGCAATGAGGCCGCCGTTGCCGACAATCCGGACCTCTTGAGCGACGCTTTGAAAGATCGCGCGGCGGCCGCCGGCGCCGACGTCCTGATCATCGGGCGCATTGAATCCACGCCGCAACAGATCAGCGGTCTGGCCGGCACGGATTTCAGAAGCTACCGCGCCGCCGGAAATATCAAGGTACTGACGCTCTGGGGCTATGGCCGACTGATGGGCGAGTATTCGCAAAGCGCCCCCGGCGCACAGGTGCAGGCCAGCGAAGCAGCCCGCATGGCCGTGCAGAACCTGACCATCGGCCAGGGGCGATCGGCCTCCAGTCCTGGCGGCTTTGTTGATTGGTTGCACCGCCGCCTGCAAGACGAGTGGGCCCAGATCTCGCGCAACAATCAGATCAAGATGACGATACGCGGCCTTGACCAGCGCGAGGCGGGAATCTTTCGCGACAACCTGATCGAGTCGACCGCTGTAAAAAAGGTAAATGAAATCAGCTTCAGCGGCTCAGAAATTGTCTGGGACATCTACTACGCTGGCCGCAGTTTCGCGCTGGCCGATACGCTGGGCTTTTATGCTGACAATCCACAAATGTTCAGCGTGCTCAAACTGAACTGCAAGCGAATCAATGTGCGCAATGTCTCGCGCGGTGAAATTCGCCTGGAGTTTACTGGCGCCGGATGCGCCCAATAGCGATGCTACGAATGCCGCGATGCTCGATGCGTTCACTTGCTGCGGCAGGCTTGCTCTTTGCAGTTTTGACCTGCGACCATGGCCCGGCGGGCGCTCAGTCGCCCCTTGCCGAGCATCGCAATCCTGTTGAAGTCATTCAGGTTGGCGCCCGCAACGTCGAGGCGGAAATTGTCTCAACGTACCCCGCTCGCGAACGCGGCCTGATGGATCGCGGTTATCTGGGCGGCGACCGGGGAATGCTCTTTATTTTCAAAGAGGAGCAGCCGCTGGCCTTCTGGATGAAGAATACGTTGATTCCGCTTGATATTGGCTTTTTCGGCAGCGATGGCGTGTTGTTGAATATTGTGACAATGCAACCTGATCCGCCAGGGACGCCGGACGAGGATCGTCGCACTTACCTGTCGGCGGCGCCGGCGATGTATGCTCTGGAGGTCAATGCCGGCTGGTTTGCGGAGCGCGGCGTCCGGAGAGGGGCAAGATTGACGTTGCCTCCTTCCATTCGCGACCTGCGCGGCGAGTGACGCCGAAACTATCTTATGGCCGAGCCGGTATTGTTGGGACTGCTCTTTGCCGATCGGGTCATCACTGAAGACAATGGCAAGCGCGGAATCATTGGAACCTTTACGCGCTTCTATGCTCAGAACTATCCGATCGTCTTTGCACCCTGGGCAATTTACGTAGCATTTACTAATGCTGCGGGCGAGCATGAGTTCGCGTTGAATCTGGTGCATCCGGACACCAACCAGGTGATCGCGCCCATTTCCGGCCGTGTTCAAGCGAGTTCCGCAGACGATGTAATCGAACTCAGCTTTGTAATGCAGAATGCGCTTTTTCCACGGCCGGGCCGCTATGTTGCCTCCGTTTTTATCGATGGCGACCTTCTGGCATCGCGAATCCTTCAGGTAGATCAATCGCCAACGCCGCCGCATTCTCCCGCTGGCTGATGTTCGGCGGGCCCCCCGGCATTACACGCCAAACAGGCTTTCTTGAACTGGCGCCAGGTTCGATGAGGCAGAAGTCAATTGCTCCGTTGCTGCAGCAAGCGAGGTAGACTGGAGGCAAACCTCCTCTCGAGTCTGCAGCAGGCGATAGCGCGGCGGCCGGCCAAAGACCTCGGATTCTTCGACGACCACGAGACGACCCTCACGCAACTGCCCAAGCAATACCAGCTGGTCCACGTTTCTTGTCTGTCGAGCCTGCACTTCGGCTTCGCGCAGGCATTGGTAGAGCGGCAAGATACCGCGCAAGAACCAGGCGACCGGATTGTTCAATGGATCGTCGCTGAATACCTGATCCAGATGCTCAGGGAAATGGGACGAAGGCCTGTCTTCAGGATCGGCGCGCCGCAGACTGGCAATCTGTCGGTAGATACGCAGCGATTGATCGCGCTGACAGGCCGCGGGATCGTAGCAATCGAGCCATTGCGCCCACTGGCGTCGTTCGCGACTGCGGAGGCGCAACAATCTGGCAAGCAGCAGGTCTTCGCAGCGCATCGCCGGGTCGGCCATCATGGATTCAAAGGCCTCCACGCTCAGACTGCAACTGTGCTCATCGAGAAATAGCGTGTACGGACAACGCTCGAGGGCAGCGCGGATTTGCTCGTCCTCATTGCGCAGATCAAGGACGCCAAAGGACTTCAGCAGCCGGTCGACAGCCTGGCCAAGCTGCAAGGACTCAATGACCTGTGATGGCCGTCCCAGCCGACCGTATGCATCAAATAGCGTCTGGCGTAACTTCTGGGGCGTAGCGGCGCGCAGGATGGTTTTGAGATGCTTCTGGATGCGCAGCAGCTCGCGCGCTGGAAGACGGACAGAAACCTCAGCAAGACTCACAGCCATTTCAGCGCTTTCTCCCCGATATCCTTTCGGTAAAAAACGCCTTCGGCGCGGATGCTTTTGAGCATCGCATAGACCTGGTTCCTGGCGGCGACGAGATCTGGACCGATGGCGGTTACGCCCAGAATCCGCCCGCCAGCGCTCAGCAAGCGCGACCCCTCGCGGCGGGTTCCAGCATGAAAAGTGATTATGTCGCCTGAGAGATTGTCAATCCCTTTCAGCTCTATGTCTTTCTGATATTGATCGGGATATCCTTCCGCTGCTACCACCACCACCAGAGCCGCGCCCGGCAGGAAGCGCAACGGCCGGTCCGGCAGATGACCGGAGGCCGCCTGCAGGGCCAATTCTGCCAGATCTTCATCCAGAACGCGCATCAGCGCCTGGGTTTCCGGATCGCCAAAGCGGACATTGAATTCCACGACGCGGGCCCGGCCGTCCTTAATCATCAGGCCGGCATAGAGCAGTCCGCGATAAGGCGTACCGTCGGCCTTCATCCCGGCCACAGCGCGATCCAGCACCTCGGTCTGTACCTGCTGCATGAGCTCCGGACATACAAAGGGGGTCGGCGTGTAGGCGCCCATGCCGCCTGTATTTGGTCCGCGGTCGCCGTCGAAAGCTCGCTTGTGGTCCTGGCAGGCTTGCATGGCGAGGGCGTGTTCGCCATCGCAAAGGGCGAAGACGCTTGCCTCTTCGCCTTCCATGAACTCCTCAATCAAGATGCGATCTCCGGCGCTGCCAAAGATTCGACGCTCCATGCGGTCGCGAATTGCAATTTCCGCTTCGCGGCGATTCTCGGCCACGACCACGCCCTTTCCGGCGGCCAGTCCGTCGGCCTTTATGACATAGGGCGCCTGAAGTTCGTCCAGGTATGCCAGCGCCGACTGAAGATCCATAAAACTACGCGAAGCCGCCGTCGGAATGCCGTGACGCTGCATGAAGTCTTTGGAGAAATCCTTGGACCCCTCCAGCCGCGCCGGGGCGGCCATTGGTCCAAAGACGGCGCAGTTTTCGCGCAAAGCATCGGCAACTCCTGCAACCAGCGGCTGCTCGGGGCCGACTACAACCAGATCGTATTTTTCTCTGGCAACGAATTGGGCGACGGCCAGCGGATCAGCGATGTTCAACCCCGCGGAAGAAGCGAGTGCAGACGGTAGACTGTTTGCCGGAAAGCCGCCATTGCCTGGCCAGGCATGCAATGCCTCCACCATTTGACTCTGTGCCAGCTTCCAGTACAGGGCATGCTCGCGGCCGCCGCTTCCAAGCAGTAGGACCTTCATCAAGGCATCGGCCCGGCCGAGGCCCTTTCTGTAAACTGAATCGAATGCGCTTGCCGATGTTGCACTTCCCTTGCCATGCTGCTATTGTTGGCGGGATAAAGCCGCTGCAAGGAGTCCTCATGAAATCCGGGATGGTAGTATTTACTTCGATTCTGACGCTGTACGCGGCCGCTGCTTTGAACGGACAACCGGCCAGTCATCCGCCACAGGGAGGCGACTGTTCGATGAGCGGGCCGCCAGCGGACGGCGCTCATGGAGCGATGGCGCGGATGGACGCCAATGGCGACGGAATGATTTCGCGAGCCGAATTTGACGCCTTTCACGCCATGATGTTTGGCAAGATTGACGCCAACGGAGATGGCCAGTTGTCGCGCGAGGAAATGCAGCAACATATGCAGCACATGCATGAAATGCATGGCGGTCATTGATCTGTAGAAGTTGTCGGCGAATTCAATCCATCGACTAGTTTGACGGAATGCAAGCACTCCGTCGCCTCGCGCCCTTTTTGAGCCCGTATCGCGGCGTGGCGCTGTTAGCGGCGGCGGCGCTGTGTGTCTCCGCCGGGGCCACGCTGGGTCTGGGCCAGGGTTTGCGCTGGATGGTCGACAGCGGCTTTGCCACGGGATCGGAAAGCGCCCTGCTTGTCTCAATCATCATTCTGGCCCTTGCCGGAATCTTGATGGCTGTGGCCACCTTTGTTCGGCACTACACCGTATCCTGGATCGGCGAAAGGGTCAGCGCCGATATTCGTCGCAAAGTATTTTCCCATCTGGTGGAAATGGACCCCGCCTTCTACGAAACCAATTCGCCCGGCGAGATCCAGTCGCGATTGACTGCAGATACGACGCTGATTCAAAGCGTGCTTGGTTCCTCCGCATCAATAGCGCTGCGCAATCTGCTGATGTTTACCGGCGGCGTCGTTTTGCTGTTCATCACCGGCTGGCAATTGACTCTGATCGTCCTTGCCGGGACGCCGCTGGTTGTCGCTCCAATCCTGTTTTTTGGACGGCGAGTGCGCTCGCTATCGCGCAGCAGTCAGGACCAGTTGGCCGGCGCCGGCGCCTTTGTATCTGAGTCGCTTGGCGCCATCAAGATCGTTCACGCCTTCAATCATCAAGATCAGGATCGCCGAAAATTCGATGCTCTGGCCGAAGGCGCCTTTAACGCCGCCTTGCGGACCATACGACTGCGTTCCTTTCTCATTCTGAGCGCTATGATCCTCGTGTTTGGCGCCGTCGCTATAATGCTCTACGTTGGCGGCAAACAGGTGATGGCCGGTCAGATGAGCCCGGGACAGCTAATGGCTTTTGCATTCTATGCGGTGCTGGTGGCCACATCCACCGGCGCAATCAGCGAAGTTGCCGGCGATTTGCAACGCGCTGCCGGCGCCGCCGAGCGAATTACGGAATTGCTGCAGGAAAAGGCCGTGATTGTAGCGCCAGGATCGCCGCGGCCGCTGGAGCAGAGGCCGCAGGGGGCGATCGAATTTCGCGGCGTCCGCTTTGCCTATCCGGCCCGACCGGATTTACATGCGCTGGATGGCTTTGAGTTGAGCGTCGCGCCCGGAGCAACCACTGCGCTCGTCGGCCCTTCGGGCGCAGGGAAATCTACGGTCTTCGAATTGCTGCTGCGCTTCCATGATCCGCTGGAGGGCGGCGTGTATCTTGACGGCGTGGACATTCGCGAATTTGATCCGCTGCAGTACCGACGCTGGCTGGCCATAACGCCGCAGGAGCCGCGTCTCTTTTCGGGCACAGTGGCCGAGAATATTCGTTACGGAAAGCCGGAAGCTACGCTGGCTGAAGTACAAAACGCAGCAGAAATGGCTCACGCCAGAGAGTTCATCGAGGAGCATCCGCAGGGATTTGATGCGCAGCTTGGCGAGGGAGGCCTGCGACTCAGCGGCGGGCAGCGCCAACGCATTGCAATTGCGCGCGCCTTGCTCAAGGATCCCGCGCTTCTACTGCTCGATGAAGCGACCAGCGCACTGGATGCCGAAAGCGAGCGCGCCATCCAGAACGCATTGTCCAGATTGCGGCAGGGACGAACAACTTTTATCATCGCACACCGCCTGAGCACCGTACTGGATGCCGATCGGATCATCGTTCTGGACCAGGGCCGCGTGGCTGGCGCCGGCACGCATGAGCAACTGCTGGAAAGCTCGGAGACCTACCGACGCTATGCGCAGTTGCAGTTTCGCGGCGAACGCTTAGCGACTGGAGGACTGGCCAGCCGCAACTAGGCCAATCTTCAGCCGCCGAGGCGGGCCAGCGCCGCCGCGATCGCCGCTAGCTTTTCTTCCATTTCGGCCAGCTTCAGTTTTTCCTTCTCTACGACTTCTACTGCCGCCTTGCTGAGAAAAGCTTCATTGGATAGTTTCGCGGCTGTCGATTGTTTACTCTTTTCAATTTTATTTCGCTCGTTTTGCAATCGCGCGCGCTCTTTGTCCAGATCCAGAACGCCGGCCAGCGGCACAAATACCTGTCCTTCGCTGAAGGCAGCCATGGCATCGTCGCGGGCAGCTTCATAGTTGTGCACCGCCCGGATTTCGCTGGCCCGGGCCAGGCGCTCAATTGCGGCAGACTTTTCCAGAACGGCATCAGCAAGGTCTTGATTATCAGTCTGAACAATGATAGGGACTTTCGCATCCGGCGCAATACTCATGTCGCCCCGAATCTGACGCACCCCGCCGATCACTTCCTGCAACAGCCGCAGCGCCTGGGCGGGACGCCGCATCTGAGGCGGCAATTCCGGCGGCATGGGCCAGGGAGCGGTGATCAGCAGAGTTTCAGCATCGTTAGCTGGAGCGAAGAAGCGCTTCAGGTGATCGTAGATCTCTTCGGTAATGAAAGGCATAGCAGGATGGAGCAGCCCAAGCAGCGATCGAAGCACGTAAAATGAAGTCTGTCTGGCGGCCTCGGCCGATGCCGGCGCGCCCTTGCCAAAGAGCCTTGGTTTGATGAATTCAATGTACCAATCGCAAAAGCTGTTCCAGGCAAAGCTGTACAGTTCCTCAGCGTAAATGTGGAAACGATACTCATCCAGAACGCGCGCACATTCGGCGCTGACGCGTTGCAACTCGAAGAGAATCCAGCAATCTTCGGCTTCCAGCGCCTGGCCATAGGGCCCTTCCGGCGCCGCCCGAAAATCATCGGGAAGGTTCATCAGTACAAATCGCGAACTGTTCCAGATCTTATTGGCAAAATTCTGATAAGTCTTCAGCTTCGCTTCATTGTAGTTGGTGTCCTTTCCTTCCGACAGCGTGCCAATCAAAAAGAAACGAAAGGCATCGGCGCCCGTAGTCTCGATTACTTTCAGCGGATCGACGACGTTGCCAATCGTTTTGGACATCTTACGGCCATTTTCATCGCGCATCAGACCGTGAATGTAGATATCGCGAAAGGGCGGCGCCTTCATGAAATGGAGCCCCATCATGATCATTCTGGCCACCCAGAAGAAGATGATATCGTAGGCCGTTACCAGTACAGTCGTCGGATAATAGCGTTCGAGGTCGTCCGTTCGATCCGGCCAGCCCATGGTTGAAAAGGGCCACAATGCCGAAGAAAACCAGGTATCGAGGACATCGGCGTCGCGTTCGATCTCGCTCGACCCACAGTGAGCGCAGGCTGCGGGGTCTTCATAGTCCACCGTAACCTGGCTGCATTTTGCACAATGCCAGGCGGGAATCTGGTGGCCCCACCACAGTTGCCTGGAAATACACCAATCGCGGATTTCGCGCATCCAGTGGAAATATGTATTTTCCCAGAGCTTGGGAACGAATCGT is a genomic window of Leptospirales bacterium containing:
- the flgK gene encoding flagellar hook-associated protein FlgK, coding for MGSTFGGLEISKRGLVVHQTALNTVGHNISNADNPNYARQRVAMQSTDPLYEPSFNRAQGPGMIGQGVEIASIERVRDAFYDDQIIDLENSKNMWEARQNYLVQMEHVFNEPSDNTLRSLTDKFWGAWQELANFPAEMSHREVVLERGQALTTRVNDIYTKLAELRQQANNEVNTTVDQINSLATEIRDLNIRILKSQALGDSPNDLLDRRDAALESLSQLANVRVGRNDRDEVFVFIGEQALVQGEILHKLRTEPDANNEGMSRIVWAHNDRDLILGGGKLMGLLDVRDHAIVERINAVDTFAVNLTDVVNEAHRDGFGLNGSTNRDFFHLQPLSPNARGSYQLQNAAANFDLNQDGTAEVTAVFRVTGTNVVDPTRRVGVDGTLSLMRNDAANTVVRIDYSRDDTMNDIIRRINDSDAGVVAYMSHDNQLAIKALTASDDRRSNFMIRHLEDSGELLVGYAGILNSAGEAGAYDFRRVNEIAKLRSPLQDITLTPIFHPSAYMQLSAQVARDPASIAAGRGADIGGTGDYNQAGGAGDGSNALLIAAALKQERRMIGDAANTEEFYTQLIARLGTESRAAENNVLRQKDDLVHLNKMRQSVMGVSLDEEMSNMVQFQHSYNASAKVISTQDQILDTIINRLKI
- a CDS encoding flagellar protein FlgN, with protein sequence MATLYDTLHQELALFRASLETERIKRRAILTADGKRLQTLTQKTESLLGEIAELEKQRALLIRTLLESRDMVIDSENVSLSELIELAASHEPQASGKLRDLAEEYRIVIRQLKLESEENQRLLQVANDRVHSVLTGLAEEPDSARTTYAPREQSGARRGKPRSALINASA
- the purD gene encoding phosphoribosylamine--glycine ligase; amino-acid sequence: MMKVLLLGSGGREHALYWKLAQSQMVEALHAWPGNGGFPANSLPSALASSAGLNIADPLAVAQFVAREKYDLVVVGPEQPLVAGVADALRENCAVFGPMAAPARLEGSKDFSKDFMQRHGIPTAASRSFMDLQSALAYLDELQAPYVIKADGLAAGKGVVVAENRREAEIAIRDRMERRIFGSAGDRILIEEFMEGEEASVFALCDGEHALAMQACQDHKRAFDGDRGPNTGGMGAYTPTPFVCPELMQQVQTEVLDRAVAGMKADGTPYRGLLYAGLMIKDGRARVVEFNVRFGDPETQALMRVLDEDLAELALQAASGHLPDRPLRFLPGAALVVVVAAEGYPDQYQKDIELKGIDNLSGDIITFHAGTRREGSRLLSAGGRILGVTAIGPDLVAARNQVYAMLKSIRAEGVFYRKDIGEKALKWL
- a CDS encoding DUF192 domain-containing protein, giving the protein MRSLAAAGLLFAVLTCDHGPAGAQSPLAEHRNPVEVIQVGARNVEAEIVSTYPARERGLMDRGYLGGDRGMLFIFKEEQPLAFWMKNTLIPLDIGFFGSDGVLLNIVTMQPDPPGTPDEDRRTYLSAAPAMYALEVNAGWFAERGVRRGARLTLPPSIRDLRGE
- a CDS encoding flagellar hook-associated protein 3 — encoded protein: MIRVTDLMKNGQLVRNLSRQQYEFDRVQNQLATGQRIERPGDDPSAAANQMHFRTRLEELSQFDSTLSEARNRLNLMDGELDRVGSIFQRVRELAVQASNGIYQGDNAFELKNAIAKEVDQHLRALIDIANGRDGVGRPLFGGHVAERPPFEPIESNIRGLRGVELANQIISVEYRGDIGRQLREVERGQYLDVNIPGNRVFWGTNMTLTGSVENSGYSATTDQSFKIDGVEIRVAAGDTIDDIIDKINNANLEVRASKIGQDFVSLHTTTPHQIWLEDVEGGTTLRDIGLINPEKSQPPNNYSETARLSGLSIFDVLIKFRNDLLAGDQLEISGRDLGNLDESLNNVLRYRSEVGARQNRVDEHDKRVSWDKSYMTELLAQSEGIDVPETIINLKWLETVNNYAMNVGARIIRPQLMDFLR
- a CDS encoding EF-hand domain-containing protein, with the translated sequence MKSGMVVFTSILTLYAAAALNGQPASHPPQGGDCSMSGPPADGAHGAMARMDANGDGMISRAEFDAFHAMMFGKIDANGDGQLSREEMQQHMQHMHEMHGGH